Part of the Lolium rigidum isolate FL_2022 chromosome 6, APGP_CSIRO_Lrig_0.1, whole genome shotgun sequence genome, GCAACATGAACTGCGTGAGGGGATTGGGGCCTATATTGATCATGGCGGAAGACCTGGTGAGGACTTTGGATACCAATGCACTGATGCTGGTTGGAGACGGTGCAGGCTTCAGGGTCCTGGAGAGGCCGTAGTTTCCGTCTATGTAATTCTGATGTTGATGATGTGCTCCCCCTTTCCTTTCCCATCCTTTAAAACTTCTGAGTTTGGTTCTGTTTTAGAGGTCGTGTTGGTGCTGCCTGGGAGGTAGTTGAAAAACTCTGGCTTACATGGCAAGATGTGGGTGCTTGGCCTGTAAGTGTGACCTGTCTATAAGACTTAGTTTCAGAAATAAAACTGGCGCAATGCCCTATTTTTCTAAAAAAGAAGTATGTTCAGGTTGACCAGAACAGCGCCACAGATGAACACGCGTGCGCATTACGATATGAGATCAGATGATCGGAATAAAGCTCAAATATGCATGAAACTTTTTTTTTgacaacacagtacaacgcagacgctcacaaacaccctTTAAGGTTGATAAAGTCACCATTGACGTCTCGCTGTTGAcgagcacgtcacctaccactgaaagcataatgcaaacatccatactaagtctaggacttgaacctgaaTGGGCTGGTttcaccacaagggacctaaccaccagagccaagctctgtttgcaaaTATGCANNNNNNNNNNNNNNNNNNNNNNNNNNNNNNNNNNNNNNNNNNNNNNNNNNNNNNNNNNNNNNNNNNNNNNNNNNNNNNNNNNNNNNNNNNNNNNNNNNNNgtgccattgctctcatattactactaccgcTCGCCGTGTtaccgttactattgctctcataccactgctactttcacatcaccctcgttgctagtgcttttccaggtgcagctgaattgacaactcagttgttaaggcttataagtattctttacctccccttgtgtcgaatcaataaattgggttttacttcccgcgaagactgttgcgatcccctatacttgtgggtcatcagtgatcTGCTTGCAATGGTGGAACAAGATCTTCTGGATGTCGGAACAAGACATAAGTATAGTTTGATGGCTTTAGGACAGAcaatgtggtggtggtggtggtggtgtgtgtgtgggggggggggggtggtccTGACCGATACCTATGGACATGAGTAGCAATCACATGTTCAAGCATGTGGAGGCATTGGAAGCATGTGGTTTTTGAGGGGTTCTTTCCCTCATTGGCTGAGGTGATCAGAAAGATAGTAGCCGAGGTTGAACTGTGCCCGCGGCGGCCTTGCGCAAGTGGATATATAAGTGAGGGATTAGCGAGTAGTCCATTTACGAGTGTGTGATTTCATCGCGACAGTGTGGAAGTGTGCTCATAACTTAGGTGCCATAGCGTGATGTAACTTGACCTCTTAGCCTTTCTTCTATAAAACCGATAGTCTTTCTAAGATAACAAGATTGCAAGGACTCCATCCTGGCTTTATCATTAAGACAGAGGTGaggattcgaacccgggtggtGATGCCTTTCCCTGCCCAGGACGTGGTCTCTTGGTTCCTTGAGCCCTCCGGGGAATTTACCACTAGATCAGTCTACTTGGCACTGTCGCATCGCAGGGAGTGACGTTGACCTGTTTTAAGGAGGTTTGGAGGACCAGGATCCCCCCGAAGATCAAGGTCTTCCTCTGGCCATTCATCAGAGGTAGACTCCCCTCGGGCAAGCAGATTGCCAGAAGGAATATTCCTTCCAATGGGCTTTGGTCCCTTTGTCTTGAGACAGAGGATTGCTACCACATATTCTTCTCGTGTCCAATGGCGAGACTTATGTGGGCTGGAGTTAGGGAATTCCTACATTCTGATTGGAACCCTATAGGGGTAGGGACTTTCTTGCGCTTTCCCGTGGCCTCTCCAGCCCCTTCCGTAGGCTAGTTTGGTTTACATTTGCCGCACAATGCTGGACTTTATGGAATGTGCAAAACTAACTAGCTATAGAAGGCAACTTGATTGGGAACCCGATTGATATTTTTTACAAAATGCTTATATGCATGCAGcagtggagggttctggtcagccAGAGAGACAAAACGATGTTGAACGTGGCGGTGGGCGATGCCAGGAGGCTCTACGTgcggaccaaagctgagcaggtaGGACCAGCGACCCCAATGCACTAGAATCTTCTACAGGGATGGCGCGCGTGCTCTGTATGTGTGCGCGCTTTCCGAACTTGATCTAGGGGTGACCGGAGATGTGTTCAATGAAGTGTGTGTGTGTTTGAACTCGATCTTGCATGACTCTATGTGTTGCCGTGGACGATTTTATAtatacggttttgctatgtctcagtcaactgagattttcttaagtctaagtcacttacaaaaatgtgctttgagttgcacttttctgttaaaaaagtgcaattgcacttttctgatagaaatgtgcaactgaaccgagttgcacttttctttaaactgtatttgcacttttctgagttgactgagatttaAGAAAATCTCTGAGACAtagagacataggcacacccttatatataaagccgagccaataggccttatgtttaaaaacagAACAGTGTGCGACGCCACAGAGTGAACACGCGCGCGTTCATCTGAAGACGCCACACTGGAGAAATTGGCAGACCACCGTGAACAAAATAAAGCTCAAATATGTATGAAACTTTATCGAACATTTCAAAGTACATTTGGTTGACAGCAAGAAGAAAGAAAACATGTAAATTTCCTACGGGAGCGAAATAAAAGAACTAGCGAGACGATCGATTAGGTGAGGCTGCTGGCGTCCCGGCGTGGCCCGACCGCGGCCTCGTTGACGCCGGCGACGAGCTCAGCCTCGAAGTTCCCCGACGACATGGACGGCAGCCTCTCGTACACTCTGGATCCGAGGTGCTGCAGCTTCTTCTGCTGCGTCTTGACGGTCCTGCTGATGATCTTGTAGTTCCACCGTTGCTGCACGTacacggcggcggcgagcgcgatCGCCAGCAGTGGGATCGCAACGTCTCCGAACGCCGAGTAGAAGTCGAGGCTAGTGTTCACGAACTCATACTCCTCCGCGAAGTAAGGGTTGATCGCCGGCGCCGCCCTGATGTAGTCGTAGAGGTGCGGCAGCAGCCGCACCACTGTCAAGCTCACGTAGTAGCTCTTCTTAAGCGGCCTGCAGTTGATCCTCCACAGCACGTTCCCCACCACCTGCGGCAGCAGGAAGAAGTCCTGGGAGAGCCCCACGTACTCCTCTAGCGTCACCGCCCACTGCCGGAGCGCGTGCGACCTGCCGCTCGCGTCCATGTACGAGTCCTCCTGCTGCACCGGCCGGCCAATGGCGCTGACGTAGCGCACCGCCAGGATCACCATGAACCCCAGCAGGTGAGGGCCGAAGCTGTAGAGGAATACCTTCCGGTCGCTGGGCACGCGGCCGGGCTCAAGCGGGGAGCGCGTGAGCATCCGGATCCGCGACCGCACGACCTTCTGCGCCAGCCGGAGCGTCAGGAGAAACGCGGCGAGGACGAGGATCTTGACGACGCAGTCGATGGTCCAGTACAGCTGGCTCTTGTCCACCACGTACGACGGCGGCGCGTTGACTCCCGCGGCGGCGATCCGCGCGAACAGGGCCTCGGCGCCGGTGATGAGCGGCATGCTGTACCCGAGCGCCTGCACGCCCAGCATCACCAGGGACACGTACGGCATCACGTCCGTGTTCGCCTTGATGTACATCAGCTGGGAGAACTCGGCGCCTATGGCGGCCACCAGCGTCGTCAAGCGGAGGATCCCCTCCACGCTGCGCCGGGACAGGATGTCCTGCCGCTGCTGCCGGTACATGATCGGCAGCGTCTGGAGCGACATCGCGTCGAAGCGCCGCGGGTCAAGGGGGTCGCGCGTGCTGGCGATGTGCACCTTGGCGGTGGGGTTGATCAGCCACTGCGCGGTCGTCGGCGGGTAGTCCACCCTCACCTCGATCGAGCAGTCCATGCCGTCCTCCAGCGCGCGCATAGCAGAGAAGTCTCGCCACGGCGCGTCGATGCTCCGGCACCCGATCAGGTACATCCGCCCGTCCACCTGGTTGTACACGCCTTCCAGGAACAGCGTCGACACGTTAGCGTAAAGATCACCGGAGAGCGTGAGCTCAGCTGACACGTTCAGGATCgatgtcgtcgtcatcgtcgtctctGTTTGTGATTCCGACGTGGGGCGTCCTTTGCCACGTCCCTCTTTTTCTGTGAGTGGCATTCCTGGAATCGCCGGCACGTTCCGGCCGACGAGATGGCCGAGCGAGAGCACCTCCAGCTGAAGGAACGGCCGCTCAAAGCGTTCGCGAGGGAACGGGTCGGGCACGACCGGCACGTGGAGGGTGAGCTCGTCGGCTAGGCTGGACAGATCGTCACCCGATAGTCTCGGATAGCTCAGCAGAGACTTGGCAATGGCGGTGCCGAAATTGAACGGCTCGCTGCGCGCGAGGAACTCGCCGGCCTGCTTCACCTTAGTGTAGTTGTACTCCATGGTGAGCGGCGCGCCGCCCGACACGCCGAACCGGTTCCACAGCTCCGACGGGTGCATCGCCCGTCTGAACGTCAGCGGCGAGTGGGCGACGCCGCCGATGCTGGTGATCTGGCCCACCACGACGGTGCGTCGTGTGGCCGAGAGGCCCGTGCGCACGTAAAGGCACACGCGCGAGTGGCACGCCTTCTCGCCGACGCCGAGGCAGCCCACCATGCAGAGCTGCCCCGTGGACGCGCGCCACACGCCCTCGGCGGACAGCGTCATGCCGCTCAGCCCGCTCCGGTGCGCCGCCGTGTACAGGTGCTCCGACGGAGGGACGGCGCGGAACACCGCCGAAACCCTCGCCGACCTCTCGCCGGAACCAGAGCTCGGATCGCATCTTATGTCCTGCATCAGGATACCGACGTCCTTGAACCCACCATCCGTCGCGTCGACCGACTTGTCGGCCTCGAACGGCCCGAGACGCCGGCAGATCGCGTCCGTGGAGTTGCACTTCCAGTTGGGCACGACGGCGAACACGTCCTCCGACGTGAACAGGTCGAGGATACCGCACAGCGAGCCGCCTGTGTACAGGCCGCTGCCGTCGCCGAGGACGCCGTCGGGGTACGGTTTGGTGCTGCACGCCGTGCTCACGAGCTCCTCCGACCCGTACTTGTAGTTGGAGTAGGCGCCCAGCTGCGACAGCATCGTGACGGCGCCGAAGTAGGCGGCGTCCGACTGGGCGTTGGTGCTCGTGAGCTCGCCACGCACGGCGCGCGTCGTGAGCGTGAGCGTGGTCGGGTACCGGATCACGAGCAGGACGTTCTTGTCCTTGGTGATGGGCGGCTGGAAGTTCTTGCGGTCGGAGTTCTTGGCCCAGTCCCACGGgttggcggcgtcggcgccgcgcCGGGGGAGCAGGGCCTCGCCGACCAGGCAGAGCACGCTCTCCCCGTCGCCGGTCTCGGTGTACACGCCCTCGAAGAGTATCTTCATCTCGGTGCTCCCGGGCCACACCTTGAACTCGGGCGACACGTACGGGCCCATCTCCGGGGCGGTGCCGTTGCGGGAGACGgcgacgccgaggacgccgcTGACGTTGAGCGCAGTCTTCCCGCGGAGCGCCACGTCGACGTGCGAGAGGGTGAACGTGGCCAGCCGGAGCGGGTCGGACGCGGCGGCGCCGTCCGGCACGTCGGTCCCGTCGAACGGCATGAGCGGCGCGCCGTCGTTGACGTCCTGCTGCCAGTCGGCCTTGAGGAACGAAAGCTCCGGCatgagggcggcggcgcggttggcGTCGAACTTGAGCTCCGCGGCGGAGGCGAGCACGGACTGGCACTGCCGCTTGACGTCGGCGAAGCGGACGTACTCGTGGGGCATGAAGGGTCCACCGCTGCCCATCGGATTCATGCTTTGCCCAGTCCGGTGGAACGGATCAAACGAGGAGGCCACAGCGAACAACGCCAGCAAGAACGCGCCAACGAACTGCAAAGTGGTCACCGCCATTGCTGCAAGATCGCAAGCTGATAGTCACAACGGTGCACTAAACAGAAGATTCCTCCAATGGCGTCCTAGTTACAGTAGCTTAGCTAGAGCGATTGGTTACTGACCTGAACATAGAAATTTCTTCAGTTCCCCCTGCTCGTCAGTCCAAGAACTGCTCAGCTCACCAGGACGGCGCTACCTCCTCTGCTCAGCTCTCCAGGAGTAGTAGTAGAGTACAGTGCATGGATCTCTGACCAGAATGTGTCAGATCTAGAAGAATACCTGGACCAGATTGGATCACTTGGATTCCAATCTTATAATCGACGGCTCATGGAATGCATACATATACTTGAGCTTCCGTTGCATTGTTTTTGTTTGTCGGCTTCATAGGATTAGGGTTGCCATATTGTATTGAGTAGCTTGGGTTTGACTTGGCTAGGAAGCGACCCAGAAACAGAGGTTACAGGCAGTGTCATGTGGCTACTGTCATGTTATGAGGGACAATTTGAGCATTGATTTGCGATAATCCGGGACTAATGAGAGGTGTGGGGAGTTGACGATGCTACGGTGCAGGTGGTGCGTGCGGCCGCCGCGCCGGGCATCGCGGACGGTGCACGGTAGTCCATGGCCCTGCCAGGCTCGCACGTGACCCCTCACGTGACCAAGCAGCGAGAAATGTTTACCGCTCACTTTGCTACTTGTCCAAACCGGCACGGTATTTCTAGCAGTCCTGATTTCTTTTTTGCGAATTAAGAGTTCTGTTGATCAAATGATAAAATTACAATTACTCAAAAGAGTATCTGCGAGAAAATTTGGGTTATAGTTTATCCACAACCATGTCATCCTATCACGACTAAGCACGTTTAGCACATAAATGGGCCACCACATTTGCATCGGAAACTATGCTAAAACTAGCCAAAGCTCTACCAACTCTCTTATTTCCATACAGATAGCTATAATTTCTGATCGATTTTGATCATCCGAATTACAGAGATTGACCGCCAATTGGGAGTCACTTTCGATGATCACTTTATCATAACCCTTCTCCTCAACAATTCTGACTCCATCTCCGATGGCCATTGCCTCCATTGTCAAGGTATTCGCAGCATGGTCATACCATTGAGCTTGCGCGGTGACAAGGTCACCGTTATGATCACGGATAATAAGACACGTGCCTCCCGATGAGGTGGACTCAAAAAAACTGGCATCTCTATTTACCTTGGCATGTCCCTCCTCAGGTGGCTTCCAGAGCGCTATTTCCTTGGaagacttcttcttcttcttcttcttcttcttcttcttcttcttcttctcacggCCAGATTGAGCTAGATCGAGTGTAGTTTGCATAACCCAGCGCACTGACTCTGTCACGGAGCGTCCACCTTCTCTATGCTTCCTTTCATTTATTTCATTTCAGGTTACCCAACATCCACACACTATCAGACTAAGATGTTCCTGCAAACATACACCATCATCGAGTAAATCTGTCGCCCATAAGTCTAGGTGAAGAACTGGAACTTTGACACATGTTGTGACTTTTAACTCCTTCCAGATTTTTTTTGCCCATGTACAACCAAAAAGGGCATGATTGATCGTTTCTTCATgtgcaccacatgcttcacaacaAGCAACTGATTCTATATTCCTTGCTTTGAGCACTTGTTTAGGAGGGACATATTTTTTCACTTCTCTCCACCAGAAGCATATAACTTTCAGGGAAATTGATAACTTCCATAATTTCTTCCAGTAAGTATAATCTACCCCAGACCCAGATGGCTGAGATGCATGTTGAAGTGAAGAGATCAATCTATAAGCAGACCTGACCGAAAACAATCCATTTTTCTCTTGAGTGCACGCCCAATCATCGTCAGCGAAACGACCAAGAGGATTTGACGGATGGACCTTCTATCCATATGCACAAAATTCTCTTGTAGTTTTCCCCAGACCAACACAATTGCCCCGTATCGGTTAGTTCATCAACCATTGTAACATTTCCAGCAGGAAGCTTACACAATGGACGACCATTCATATTTCTCGGTATCCAAGGATCCTCAAAGGCGCGGATAGTGTTGCCGTCATCAACTCGCTTTATTAAACCTTTACTGAGGGCATCTCTTCCATGCAAAATTGCACGCCAGGTATGGGAAGAGTTTTTCTTCTTTGCTGACATGAAGTCCGAATTATGGTAATACTTACCCTTCAAAACTTTGGCACACAGCGATTCAGGCTCTGCCAATAGTCTCCATCCCTGTTTGGCAAGCATAGCTTGATTGAAGAGTTGCACGTCCCTAAAACCCATTTCGCCAGCTGATTTTGGAATTGAAATATCAGTCCATTTTTCTAGTGGATTTTCTTCTTCATCTCCTCACCTCCCCACCAGTACCTTGCCAGAATACTAGTGATTTTCTTGCACATGTTTTTCGATAACATGAAACAACTCATTAAGTCGGTATCGCTTGGCATACAGCCTTTATCAGGACCTCCCTTGCAGGCAGTTGCAACTCCACTTAAATTCTTTGCTGCATAACAATTCACCAACCTTTTTAACTTGGACACGATATGTTCAAATTGATCATCAAAGGACTTGTCTAAGGTAGTAGGCAGGACAAGATATTTTTCCACCAAAGCTTCGGTCTTGATCCCTGATAGTTCATGGACCTCCTGCTTCATCTCCTCCATATAGAGAACACTGCCGATTTTAGTTGATTGACTAGCTAGCCC contains:
- the LOC124664020 gene encoding uncharacterized protein LOC124664020, yielding MAVTTLQFVGAFLLALFAVASSFDPFHRTGQSMNPMGSGGPFMPHEYVRFADVKRQCQSVLASAAELKFDANRAAALMPELSFLKADWQQDVNDGAPLMPFDGTDVPDGAAASDPLRLATFTLSHVDVALRGKTALNVSGVLGVAVSRNGTAPEMGPYVSPEFKVWPGSTEMKILFEGVYTETGDGESVLCLVGEALLPRRGADAANPWDWAKNSDRKNFQPPITKDKNVLLVIRYPTTLTLTTRAVRGELTSTNAQSDAAYFGAVTMLSQLGAYSNYKYGSEELVSTACSTKPYPDGVLGDGSGLYTGGSLCGILDLFTSEDVFAVVPNWKCNSTDAICRRLGPFEADKSVDATDGGFKDVGILMQDIRCDPSSGSGERSARVSAVFRAVPPSEHLYTAAHRSGLSGMTLSAEGVWRASTGQLCMVGCLGVGEKACHSRVCLYVRTGLSATRRTVVVGQITSIGGVAHSPLTFRRAMHPSELWNRFGVSGGAPLTMEYNYTKVKQAGEFLARSEPFNFGTAIAKSLLSYPRLSGDDLSSLADELTLHVPVVPDPFPRERFERPFLQLEVLSLGHLVGRNVPAIPGMPLTEKEGRGKGRPTSESQTETTMTTTSILNVSAELTLSGDLYANVSTLFLEGVYNQVDGRMYLIGCRSIDAPWRDFSAMRALEDGMDCSIEVRVDYPPTTAQWLINPTAKVHIASTRDPLDPRRFDAMSLQTLPIMYRQQRQDILSRRSVEGILRLTTLVAAIGAEFSQLMYIKANTDVMPYVSLVMLGVQALGYSMPLITGAEALFARIAAAGVNAPPSYVVDKSQLYWTIDCVVKILVLAAFLLTLRLAQKVVRSRIRMLTRSPLEPGRVPSDRKVFLYSFGPHLLGFMVILAVRYVSAIGRPVQQEDSYMDASGRSHALRQWAVTLEEYVGLSQDFFLLPQVVGNVLWRINCRPLKKSYYVSLTVVRLLPHLYDYIRAAPAINPYFAEEYEFVNTSLDFYSAFGDVAIPLLAIALAAAVYVQQRWNYKIISRTVKTQQKKLQHLGSRVYERLPSMSSGNFEAELVAGVNEAAVGPRRDASSLT